The nucleotide window TTCATATTTTCATTCCATTGAGCAAATAATGACATACTTCTTCTGCTGATGCTGAACAAAAATGGGATATAGATTCTTGACATTCATCAGAAAATTGATGCCAGCTCTGCTTCTTAGCTTAACACTCTAGAGAAAGTATTTGTGGAAAGAAAGAGTTTGGTCTAAAGCACATAAAAGGGAGCTTCTTGCTATTGTTTAGTCTTTACTGTTTTGTTTTTTGTGTGTAAAACTTGAGAGTATAgctcttttatttctttttaaaatTAAACACTAGTACTAattttgaatacaattaattGCAGGCCAAGTTATTAGAccttattattttgatatattttccGAGGTTTCTCCATCATTTTGCACATCACTGGCACGTGGAATGCTGAGCGGTCAAAGGTGATATGGATAACATTCATTAACTCATCTGCTACTTCCCCTCCTTGTTCTGGGTTGAGAGCTTGAGTATTCCTGCAGGTTTCCATCTACTTTGGGAACTCGTATGCCTTCCACAATGCCATGGATGCAAATTACTTGGAGAGAGTATTGGAAGCTATCCTATACTGCAGTGCTTTCGAGCAGATTGTAATGTTGGAAGCCCATGGTAGTCAGCTACTTCTACCAGCATTTCAACTCCACGGATCGACCTTTCTAACATTTTTTATAGTAATTATCACATGCCGCTGCCAACAAGGTTTCATTTGAAACTATGGATAGGACTTGGGAACAGCCCCAGATTTTGTAGTTTGATGAAGACATCGGGTTTTATTAGATCTTATTTGATGGAACCAAATGCAGATGATGAATTTTGTGTTCCAAGATGACTTTTTTGCTTTTTTATTGCTTATGTTGCATGTTGCTGAACGTTCATTTCTGGATCTTCTGTAAGCTAAGATTGGTGCTAATTGGATGCATTAAAAGTTCATCTTTTGTCAACTATGTGGGATATTTGTTTCCGTAAGAACTTTGATACGGCGGTGAAACACTACGTGATGTGAAGGAATATTGCATCGGACACTGAACtttgatttcttcttttcttttggatCTTTAGTCTTAAGTTGATTAAACTTGTTTTAGTAGTACAATTGACGGGGATGAGATGGAAATTCAAATTAGATTGTGGTTTTTTTGTGTAAGGATCATAGGTTAAATCGTTTATAATGGCAGATCAAGACCTAATATTATATGTATAATATTGTGATATTACAAATACAATATCTACATTATTCAATCTTATTAAGAATCAGATCAGATGAAGTCACTATAGGGGATGTCAGAATGCACACGATTCGTATCCTGTTGAGATATTTTAGGTTGTGACATGTGTTCCAATCTAAGTAAGTATTTTTTTAAGTCATATTAGATATAATATGCATCCACTTTGATCGATAAGAAAAATTCAATAGTTAACAGGTTGGATAGTAACACTTTGTTGATTTTTATCTCAATCCGACGATAGGTGTCTACCTTTCTTTCGAGTATTGAAGAATCCAAAAGGTTTCCAATGGATCGAGGAGTGCGAGGAGACATTTGAAAAGTTAAGGACCACCTCACTCAATTATCGCAGCTCACTTTCTCTACCTCGACAAAACTCCAAGCCTCTATCTTGCTACCACTAGCCTAGTTGTCAACTCGATGTTAGTACAACACAATATAAGAGTTCGAAAACTTAGATACTATATCAATCACATTTTGAGCAGACTCGAAGAACGATATCTCCCCTATCGAGAGGTTCACATTTGCACTAGTCTTGGTAGTAACGATTCTTCATCCCTATTTTTAAGCATATGATGTACAAGTGATCATTGACCAACTACTCAGATAAGTTCTCTCTCAGTTCGATGTCTTGGGTCAACTGTTGTTGAGATGGTCATAAAGCTAAGTGAGTTTAACATCCGATATATTCTAATGACTACTATAAAAGCTCAAGCATCGAGAGACTTTATCTTATAACAAACTCCTTCGCCCGAGGTTGATAAGCATAAACCCCCTACATGGACACTATTTGTGGATTGTTTCACTCATCTCGGATGGAAGTAGTGTAAGACTCGTCTTGAAAGACCCGAACAGACAAGTGTACAAGCAAGCTTTCCGATTCAAGTTTAAAATCTACAATACTGAAGCTAAGTATGAGATACTTCTTAGGGCTTTGGCTCGCTTGAGAGCTTCAAGTACAAGACATGATGATATTTAATGACTCATAGCTAGTTGTTGAATACCATGTTAAAGGAAATTATGAGACCCAAGATGCAACCATGGTAAAGTACATTATTGAGGCACATAAATTGACCCATAGTTTCTCGTGACTTCACATGTTATAGGATCCCCATGAAGAGAACGCACAGGTCAATGTGCTTGCCAGATTAGCATTAGCTTGGGTCTCAAAGGATGACTAACTTATCATGGACTTAGTTAGAATTGCTTTGTTATAAGACATCCTTACGTTAtccatccgcaaagggtcagctcAATTACAACCTCGCTTAAGTCCCCAATgacttgtcatggacttagttggaacAAGTCCTTATGTCTCATGAAAAGAGTAATTTTATAAACAATTCAGCAAACACTCGTgtgtaagagaaaaaaaagaaaataagaattttaaaagACAAACGAATAATTGCAAGCCCACAAATAACTACTCATCGGGTATCGGGCGTATTAGCAAGTTCCCATAGGCTTAATGTATGAACTTGTAAATCCAATCAATATCCAATACTACCCTAAATCCTCATTcagcctgtgccacccgagggatTCTAGGATGCTGAAATAGTTGATATTTTTCTCTACACCACAGCTTATAGAAAATAGGTTATGATACATAAAAAAGATTACCTTTTGACCACTCTCTTTACAATAAAAAGAAAGATTACCTTTTGATCACTCATGTTTATATTCATCTATCTTACATCACTAACTTAAGTGTTAGAGGAATCGAGTAGAAAAACTTCTCTCGACTTTAGTCTTCGTACATGTGACACCTAAAAAATTTGATGTTTTCACCTCGAATAATCCTACGCACATAACTTCGAACTACGCCAAACTAATCAGAACGTCAAAACCatctatttataattataataatgatgatggtgatgatgatgataataataataatagttcttAAGAATACATCATAAATTTCTTTCGAGCCACTTCAAATGCTCCACATCTAATTGCTTACTATAATCACCCAAACAAACCACTCCAACGCCTTCCATTCTTCTGCACCGAATCCAATAATTAAATCGAATAAGTGTGTAGAAAAAGGAATAGAGAATGGTGGATTAGGTGTGGGATCGAACAGGATGGAATAATCACCCCAAAAAGCCCGAGATTTAATCTGGCGAAGGTGGAAAGCCTCTTTGAATGAAAGCTTAAAGCTACCGACAAGCGGTCAAAAAAACTAATAATGGCGTAATCCAACTATTGTTGGTGCTTCGTTCTCCTCGCCCACCCGAACTGGTAAAGAGGATAAAGAAGTGAGACGACAGCAAGCAACAGCGCTGGTCCCTCCACCACCAACCCtcatcacctcctcctcctcctcctccaccgcctccaCGCTTGTTCGGTATCTCTCCATTTCCCTTCGGTTGAACTCCACTTCCTGCTCCCCTTCGAAAGCCACACCGCACCACCTCGACCCTCCCTTCGAGGGGGATTTAAGCTGGCTCCCATGCCGGAGCTCAGGCCATGTACTTTCGGCTGTTGCCCCGCTTCTTCTCGTCACATGAAGCTCCTGCCCAGAAGAGCTCACCTCCGCCACCACCATGACAAGGCTCTCCTGCTCAAGAAGTACTACAAGTGGATCCTTTGGTCGGCTCTCTCCATTTACCtcttcttctccacctcctcctcttcctcctcctcctctttgttCCGACCTCTTCCACTTCGAACCAGTCTTCCTCTTAAAACTACTCCCCGAGCTCTGGCGGAAGCCCAGCAGCTCTCCTCCTTCACCacctcttctgctgctgctgctcttagAATATATGTTTACGAGCTACCTTCGAGCTACAACAGGGACTGGTTGTCCAACCCGAGGTGCCGCAACCACCTGTTCGCGTCGGAGGTGGCGATCCACGAGGCGCTGCTCGAGTACCCCGGCCGCGTCTTCGACCCGAATGAGGCCGACTTCTTCTTCGTCCCCGTTTACGTCTCCTGCAACTTCAGCACCCCCAACGGCTTCCCCGCCCTCCACCACGCCCGCCCTCTCATCTCCTCCGCCGTCCGTTTCATCTCCGCCGGCCTCCCCTTCTGGAATCGCTCCCGCGGCCGCGACCACGTCTTCGTCGCCTCCCACGACTTCGGCGCCTGCTTCCACGCCATGGTGAGTTCCCCCTGTTCTCTCCGTACCATCAAGACTCCATCTTTTTGCTGCGGAACTAAAACCCCGGCATCGATTAATGCAGGAAGACGTGGCGATCGCTGATGGGATACCGGAATTCATGAGGGAATCCATCATCCTGCAAACCTTCGGGGTGAGCTCGCCGCACCCGTGCCAGCAGGCGGAGAACGTCCTGATCCCGCCTTACGTGACGCCGGACATCGAAGAGCAGTGGCCAGCGCCCGAGAAGGCCAAGCGCGACATCTTCGCCTTCTTCCGCGGCAAGATGGAGGTTCATCCCAAGAACATCAGCGGCCGCTTCTACAGCAAGTAAGCATGGTAACCCACATGACGTAAACCTGGGCGCATTTCATCCAACATGTTGTGCCACAGGAGGGTGAGGACGGAGATACTGCGGCGGTACGGCGGGAACAAGAAGTTCTACCTGCAGCGGAAGCGGTTCGACGGGTACCGGGCGGAGATTGCGCGTTCCGTGTTCTGCCTGTGCCCGCTGGGGTGGGCGCCGTGGAGCCCACGGCTTGTGGAGGCGGTGGCGCTGGGCTGCGTGCCGGTGGTCATCGCGGACGGCATCCGGCTTCCGTTCCCGGAGGCGGTGCGGTGGCCTGAGATATCGCTGTCGGTAGCGGAGGCGGACGTCGGGCGGCTGGAGGAGGTACTGGACCGGGTGGCAGCCACCAATCTGTCGGCAGTCCAGCGGAACCTGTGGGATCCGGCGCGGCGGAACGCGCTGCTGTTCCACCAGCCGATGGCGGCGGGGGACGCGACATGGCACGCGCTGCGGGCGCTCGAGGGGAAGCTCGGCCGATcttggcagcggcggcggcggcagccggGGGACGCGGCATGGAGGTAAGCTCGCCGGCGTTGCTCGAGTCGGTGGAAGACAGCTGGTGGTTGCGTGGAGGACGCCGGTTGTCGCGTTCGAGAGCAGTCGATACGGGGGCGGGGCTTTCGGTGCGGCGGCGGCGTCTTCGTTGAATTATCCACCGCCCTTGCACGATATATTTTGATGTAGTATCCATCAATCTTATTATTTTGTGGGTATTTTTATTGGTGGAGGCAACAGTGTTTTAAGTGGTGGAGTGTTTGAAATGGTGTACGGTGGATCCAATTTGACCTAAATGTACTCATTTTGTGAGGagccatatatatataccaaatgtGTGTAATAGGTAATGTGGAAAGGCATAAAATAGTATAAGCTaagctttcaaacttggtttgcttGGACGACATGAGGTCAAACCGAGTCAATAAATAAATACTAAGAAGCGGTAGGAGGTGAAGAAGGAAAGGAGGATGGCATGGCGTGTAGACAAGGGAAGAGAGCATGGATTTGTGGAAGAATCTATGGTGTCTTGGGAGTTCAGTTCCCCACCTCGTGCATGCCGATGCCCACCACGTGCTTTACcttataccaaacaaaaataaataaataaatgttaacCTATTTTATTTTGTGCATGAATTTAATTATTTACAGCTTGTTCATCGGATATAATAATACAAAGTAAATTATGATGTTCTATGTGGTGTGGACAAGAAGAAGTAAGTGGTGGAACTGTCGGCCTTTCTTTTAATATCGACGGTATCGTCCATAGAAAAGATGGAGGAcggcagcttcttcttcttctccactaAAAAGCTGGCGATAGGTGTGCGGTCGCTCTCTACGGTGAGTGCTGCCGTGCCAGAAGTAGTGTGTTCCGGTAAATATAATGCAGTGGGGGTAGAAGACAGGGATCTAATCTACCCAATTACTATCCGAGTGTTGTGTTCCACCAGATCTGATGGCGACTCTTCACACATCACGTTctggttctttttcttctttttatctaaTGCAAATGACATGATGTCAGTCAGCATTACCTGATGGATGTCAAAGCAAGAGAAAATTGAAGCCACTGAATTCATGAAAATTAAATATGAATAATGGCTTTTATTGCagcagaaagaaaaaggaagattgCTTCAAGTATAAGAAAAATTAACACTTGAATGTTTTGTTTTGGAATTTGAGGCAGTTGTTTCTTTTTGTTTGAAATAACAGATAAATAAAGTATTTAAGCGAAACAGAGAATGTATTATGGAAGATATCTATGCCTGGATGGATTAAACTTAACTCAGATCAAGATATAAACTTAACTCAGATCAAGGTATGTAATATCAtatcataccggtgtttcgaggttgactTGGTACGATATGATATCATGTACCGAACGATACATCAGAACGTATCGAGTGATACACCAACAGGACGTACCAAATGgttttatatatttcttcctcttactatAGTACTGAAGCATTGCTACAATGTGACATTGCTACGGTTTTATATACTAGAGCACTATAGCACGTTCCGTCCCGTAGCAGACGATCCGTATATCGATATATCGTCAGATCGATACATACCGCTAATACCAAATGGTactattcgaaattacatactACGACTCAGATGCATGCAAGAGGACAGGGGAGATTTATTTTTTGGGCATGTCACAAAGTCATGAACAAGTAGGAACTGAGCTCCCTAGACTGCAAGATTTCTTGATAAATCGGAAGCTGATGATCTCACCCTGCTTAAAGTTATGAACAAGTAGGAATCACCTCCATGGTTCTTTAGGAACTGTAGTAGCAATATTTTCAACTCTTTCTTTATTCATCTTTTGAATATAAAGATTTCTAGTGTCTATAAATTGAGCATAAGAAATGCTCATTTATTGGCACTATACACTAAACTTTTAAGATGAATACAGTCTGGAGGAAATATAAAGATTTCTAGTGTCTACAAAGTGAAATAGAAATGCTCATTTATTGACACTATATACTAAACATTTTCAGATGGATACAGTTTGGAGGATTAACGGACCTCcttttttgatatatgatttatgcTCTTAGAAGCATGGAGCTAATTGTAACAGAATTTTGACATGATATTTCTTCTttcatgccaaaaaaaaaaaaaaaagtgagattATGTTACAGAAACATTCTAATCAAAGTAGAAAAGAAACATGATTTAATGGACTTCATGAACTGGACACTCAAAAATGGGTTCATAATTAAAAGAACCAACAACATATAATAATGAAATAGCATGATGTTGCCTACATTCACATatccttttttctcttctttctccaATGTCTATCATGATTGAATAAGTTAGAATTACAAACACTTAACAGTCAAGTCCTGCATCTTTCAGAACTTGGGGTACTCCATATCCATTACAGAGGTACtccatttttcacaatttcaagcATAACTAGGAGAAATCAGTCAAAAGAACAGCAGTGATGTAAAGTCACTGTCATCTCTAACAAAGATTAATGTGccgctaaaagagaaaaatatggcCTATGACGATTGAAGATAGACAAACTTAATATTTTAAGCACTCTCACCATACAGTGATAACTACAACACTTGAGCAATTGTGCATAAACTTCTATGCCAAAAAAAGTCTCTGATCTAGGACAGAAAATACAATGAATTAATTGTGATGCAATTCAAAAGATAGTAACACTTCATACAGGTTGGTCATTATTTCTAAGAGACATATATCTAAAAGCTGATTTTTTTTCATAGAAATAGATGGAAATATTTCATGTCCTCAGCCAGAAGAAAATTCCTTAAATTGATTATGCCCTGCATCTTCCAGAGCTCCAAGTGTTAAAATTTTGAAGCTCAGAAGGCATCCGGATGTATTAGTTCTTCGTACTGTCTCATCTATTGAAGAGTAATAGCCGGTAGAAGAGGTAGAATATGACCTATGATGGTTGAAGAATAGTTATATCTCTGCACACTTACTGTGCAGTTATATGAAAGTCCTACTAGTATCAAATAGAGAAGCAAATATATACAAACTAAATCATGAGTTTCTATCAATTATTTGATCACATATGTATATACGCATGTGTACTCATGTATGACTATGTATGTTCAGATATATGCATTAATCATGCCAAAAACATAAAATCTTTTTGCACCAGcagatttaaaattaattaatcaacAGTTGAAAGAAAATAGAATAAAAGACAAAAGCAAAGCACCATATTTTTATGCCAGTACTGAGATTATATAAATAAGAAAGGGACTTATAATAACAGAAAGAGAGCCATCCGACCAAATTTAATCAAACAAAACCATCCAAGGTAATGGTCCAATTTTCAAGCAAGCCCTCAATGGGTTGGATGAATGTCCATCCGCATTGTTTTAATCTACACCATGATGGGAGAATTATGGACCTCTGTCTACCAAGGAACTATTGGAAATGCAACAGTTAAAAATTACACTTCATAGGAGCTCTTATTTTTAGCGAATAATAAAGAATTCAAGACAATATGCTATTCAAGCAAAGAGGGACAAAAACATTCAATAACAGTTGCAACACAAACCATACAAGGATACAAAAAGAAAGAGAACATTTGGAACTGAAAGCTCCATCAGAAAGTTTGACAACCAGATATAGACTGAGACATGATGTTGTGATGATAGAGGTATTGAACACAGCACAATATAAATATAGCTTTACAAAAACAACtgaatattttgatgaagaagaaCCATGAACAGAAGCAAACAAGATGCCTCGTAATCTTTGAATAATACCAAAGCATCTCCTTATAAGATATCCATTTCAGAATGAACAAATATAATCTCAGAATTTAGGTCAAAAAATTGGGTTTTTTATCATTAACAATGCTGCTTGATATCTCGGACAATTCAAtacgattattaatgaactaaACTACAGCAAATCGGACACATAAATCATAAAGTACTAAACTATACCATGATTATAGTCCCCTTCGTATTATTCTCAACCTGACTGTTGGGATCCATGTGTTGATCGGTTCCAGGTTACATCAATGTAAAGCcgcataataatcataataaaaattgGATTTTTCGTATCCGTTGGTAACCACCAACCTAAAATTAACtcaataattcaaaaaatttgaCGTCTAAATCAACCTGGAGTTGCGAAGCAATCTCAACTTGTCTTCTCAGCGGCTTTTGCTATTGATTCCGCCTTGATCTTCTTCTTATTCCTCTCGATCGCCTCTGCAACCTCCTTGGGCATATACTTCTCATCATGCTTCGCCAGCACTTCGGTTGCCTTGAAGAAACACTCTCCGCTCCTCGCCTTCTCCGATACCACTGATCCAAGAGGAGCCGATCGACCAGATTCGTTCAAGGGCCTCAAGAAACCCTCGACGACAGCGGAGTGGCCCTCGCGGAAGAGGTCGGGAAGGGATCCCTCGAAGCGGACAAGGATGTCAGTGACGAGGTCGGTGATGACGAACTCAATCTCGGGGGAGGTGGGGGTGGGCTGGACAACGCTGCCCTCGAGGACGAGGCCACCGAGGCGGAAGCGGTTCTTGGAAGGGTTGGCGGCGAACTTTTGCATAGCGTCGGATGGGGTGATGTAGAAGACGAGCTGATCTTGGAAGTTGCTGAGGACGATGACGATGAACCCCGCGACGCAGCTGAAGGTCAGAGCGTAGGTCCAGAGGCGGCGGTTCTGTAGCTGCCGGGCTCGGGCGCCGATGTCGACGGTGTGGGACCGGGATGGATGCCGGCGGGAGACCGTAGACAGGTGTCGGAGGAAGAGGGCGGCGGGGGAGGCAGGGGGCGGAGGGGTGGGAAACGGCCGGAGGAGAAGTGGGGGGTCAGGCGGCGGAGAATGACGGGTGACGGGGACGGCGGCGCGGAGGAGGGGAGATAGCCGGGACCAGAGGCGCGGGGAAAGAACCCTAGAAGAAGCCATGGATGGATCTCTGGAAGAGCGTCCGAACAGAGGGAAGACAGGTTAGGGCTTGCCTGCGGTGACGGGATCTGAAGAAAAGGCACTTGTTTACTTGTTGGACACGGCACTGGAGGTTGGTGGAGGCGACTCGGACTCCGCTTCAAGCACCTCTGCCAATCCCACTGAATCACCCCTGCAATTTGTGACAGAGGAACCACATCGTCCCTGATAGTTTCAAGGGTGATTCAGGCTGTAGGCGTCGAGTGGTAACGTACCCGCGATGGAGTGGGACCCAGTCACCGACGGCGTTGATGAAAGAACTCGAAGTGCCTTGGCGGTGGCACGTGCAGTGACACTTTAAATGTAATTTGATCAAGATAGCTCTTAACATAATCCAGCATGATCGACAACAACTGGAAATCTTCTCTCCGAGAAGTAACGGTAAACACGAATCATATGCTTCACACGTGTCGCACATTGGAAAGCGCATTGGCACCGACACACACCCATCTGGCCGATGGATGTGCGCCACGACAACAGTCGCTACTGAAGTCGTAATGTAAGTGGGGGAATTTCAAGCAACGCTCTTCTCGGTTGGAAGAGCCTCCACATATGCTCCCAGCTCGACCGTCTGTGCGTGAAGACCACGAAGTGGTTCGAGGGGGAAAGCAAGAAGGGTCGTACAACGTAGTATAATTCTCTTCCTTCCCCTTTCTCTACTCGGAAGAATCTCTGCAATTAGCCTCAGATTTCTAGTTTCCTCGACCGATCCCACGCAAATTCTTCGACTTTTTTATTCTTCCAAGAGTTTATTGAGTGGtcgatcagttttttttttttctcttgcttGCTTTTTTCCATGTCGCCGTTGCGGAACTGATGGTTATCTTTTTTCTGATTGGACGCGATCTTTTGGGATTTTCCTCGAGTTTACTGACAGGGTATGTCTTGGTGATCCTGACGCGGCGACGTGTTGATTTTCTTGGATAAATCGTTCGTGGAGTTGCTACTTTTGGGTTTCTTTGCTCTGCTTTTCTCATCTTTTTTAGGATCGTTCACAATTGTTGTTCGTGATATGTCTTCGTATGATGGCGGTCCTTGAATCGTAGCTCGTGGTGTGATCAAATTAGGGTTTTCGACTGTGAGCTTAGGGACGATCACAGCTCGTGATCTGTTTCTTGTTGGATCTTGCAATATAGAGGTCGCAAACTAAGATGAATGGGGTTTTTCTTGTTCATTTAGGTAATTTGTTGTGAAGCGTTTGAAAAGATTGCTAAATTTAAATTGATATGGTGCAAGGTTAAACTCTGAAGATTGGGCCGTGGATTCAATGTCTTCGAGTCTTTTAAATACGTAGCAATTCAGTTTTCAAAGAATATTTAATTGTCTACCATCTTCTAAAAAAAATGTTACTGACGTCATCATTCGGAATAATTAGCATTCAATTCTCTTACAGAATGCTAGTCAGTAGAGTAGTAGTAACCATACTAGGTAGATCGTGAGGGAAGAAAATGGTCTCATAAGGACTTAAAATAATTTTTGTATTATTGTTTCAGCAATATGGCATGGTACCTCGTATTGGAATGTCCAATAGTGGATAGATATTTTTATATACCATTTTTAAATCCTTGGTAGAGAAATGTTCTAAAACCTTGTTTAATGGACTTACACAAATTTATATTGTGGAATTCATATTGAGATTGTTCAGGAAGAAAGGTAacgaactgtcacggacttagttggaattgcctaagtcgtaaggcacccatgcggccaagacgcgaacttagcttgcattgccaaaATCGCGAAGCACCTTTGCgttaacttctcggacttagctaggattgcgTAAGTCTTGACGTGCGCTTGCGATatacgtccacaaaggtcagccaatttgcaacctcactcaggtcccgaaggacctgtaaaaagagaaagttgattagttcgaagaacgagcgacggacaagtaccgacgtctcgcgaagagggaagctttacaagcaatttagcgagcaccttgcgtgtaaGAGAGAAAACATATAAAGGAggaaaacaatgactttagagggttgaacgaacaactacaagtccacaaacagctgctcaccgggtgccgggcgcgaagacaagttcccgtcaagaaaaCGTGTGAACTTGTGAATATTGTTCAACAcctgacactataccgaagcctcatcccccatggtgccacccgggtggttccagggtgttgagatggctgacgtttcgcgcgCGATAGTGAGCTACCGAAAACAGCCCGCAACACGCGAAAACGGAGACCATTTTGGGTTGTTTTACTCGgtgcggtgagcggtcgcactgtagcgttgcaacttgttcgaacttacatttttacaagcaaaagatcACAAAACCAAGGTAAACCATGCTGTCAAGCATCTGTACATGtaaacaaaagcgacgaacggttcgttaagCGAAGTTGTTGCAAGTGCGCGCTGACCGTTCATGACAAAATGGTGGCTTAGTTAGCCAAATCATCGGGCTTCAAAGCTTTGTCCCGTTAAATCTCAATAAGATAT belongs to Musa acuminata AAA Group cultivar baxijiao chromosome BXJ3-5, Cavendish_Baxijiao_AAA, whole genome shotgun sequence and includes:
- the LOC103984473 gene encoding probable glucuronosyltransferase Os03g0107900; this translates as MPELRPCTFGCCPASSRHMKLLPRRAHLRHHHDKALLLKKYYKWILWSALSIYLFFSTSSSSSSSSLFRPLPLRTSLPLKTTPRALAEAQQLSSFTTSSAAAALRIYVYELPSSYNRDWLSNPRCRNHLFASEVAIHEALLEYPGRVFDPNEADFFFVPVYVSCNFSTPNGFPALHHARPLISSAVRFISAGLPFWNRSRGRDHVFVASHDFGACFHAMEDVAIADGIPEFMRESIILQTFGVSSPHPCQQAENVLIPPYVTPDIEEQWPAPEKAKRDIFAFFRGKMEVHPKNISGRFYSKRVRTEILRRYGGNKKFYLQRKRFDGYRAEIARSVFCLCPLGWAPWSPRLVEAVALGCVPVVIADGIRLPFPEAVRWPEISLSVAEADVGRLEEVLDRVAATNLSAVQRNLWDPARRNALLFHQPMAAGDATWHALRALEGKLGRSWQRRRRQPGDAAWR
- the LOC135638118 gene encoding cytochrome c-type biogenesis protein CcmE homolog, mitochondrial-like; translated protein: MASSRVLSPRLWSRLSPLLRAAVPVTRHSPPPDPPLLLRPFPTPPPPASPAALFLRHLSTVSRRHPSRSHTVDIGARARQLQNRRLWTYALTFSCVAGFIVIVLSNFQDQLVFYITPSDAMQKFAANPSKNRFRLGGLVLEGSVVQPTPTSPEIEFVITDLVTDILVRFEGSLPDLFREGHSAVVEGFLRPLNESGRSAPLGSVVSEKARSGECFFKATEVLAKHDEKYMPKEVAEAIERNKKKIKAESIAKAAEKTS